In one Magallana gigas chromosome 9, xbMagGiga1.1, whole genome shotgun sequence genomic region, the following are encoded:
- the LOC136271964 gene encoding adhesion G-protein coupled receptor D1-like isoform X3 — translation MMKNLTSLTNEISAGDLSSSLDILEMIVHVSNSTGSHIEKKAFYDVIDNVLSTNNTKSWTTVSEQTEKDASSLLRSMERLSEVVIQNHNITSTQFTGSNFELSIDNRKIDETGIRFPDVASTNDSENVEERSTYLELPKQEAKVEKAINYVAVIYKTMSEIMTSDSKRDQNGEKQEDTFREEEFVNSQILSLTTQSDLGVLVPPLNLTFRHIQNNKPAEMQVLCVSWNFTDSEWTEEGCKVNHSDHETTVCQCNHLTNFAILMRPYSPGVCIAITATLHYLFLVTFFSMLGMGVYYFMSITVTYYAMYVANNFKSKSRGHWFLLGIWGIPVLITVTSLGAFWGENYHLKSYCWLSMESGSLYAFIVPVCVIAILNLLVIVSLVRVLCASSAMTKSSLQKKAISGLRSLGTLLPVLGVTWLFGILAVNENANVFQYIFVITNSFQGIFIFVSHVLLNRKVMQGLKNKYPAFSSLISIAEHSKKETSSISRDTSTSATNVQLIKIKKRSIFDGLRRLTTTIKNIEEKDFESLVTEKTISTDCSLSVSHEKTLVESQNTSKLEPEAGKASTERRFRFSINLNPWTKRYRVAQM, via the exons ATGATGAAGAACCTGACGTCATTGACCAATGAAATCAGCGCTGGTGATCTGAGCTCCTCTTTGGATATCTTGGAGATGATTGTTCACGTCAGCAACTCTACTGGATCTCATATAGAGAAAAAA GCATTCTATGATGTTATAGACAATGTGTTATCAACAAATAACACCAAGTCGTGGACTACAGTAAGTGAACAG ACTGAAAAGGACGCTAGCTCTCTCTTAAGGAGCATGGAACGCCTCAGTGAAGTTGTTATTCAAAACCACAATATAACTTCAACACAGTTTACAGGTTCCAATTTTG AACTGTCAATAGATAACAGAAAGATAGACGAAACGGGGATACGATTTCCAGATGTAGCATCAACCAATGATTCTGAAAATGTCGAAGAACGTTCAACCTATCTAGAATTACCGAAACAAGAAGCGAAAGTGGAGAAAG CAATCAACTATGTAGCTGTGATCTATAAGACAATGTCAGAGATCATGACATCTGATTCTAAAAG AGACCAAAATGGAGAAAAACAAGAGGACACATTTAGGGAAGAAGAATTTGTCAATTCTCAAATATTGTCCCTAACGACACAATCCGACCTAGGAGTGTTAGTTCCACCCCTGAATTTAACGTTTAGACACATTCAAAAC AACAAGCCTGCTGAAATGCAGGTATTGTGTGTTTCCTGGAATTTTACTGATAG CGAATGGACAGAGGAAGGGTGCAAGGTCAACCATAGTGATCACGAGACAACAGTTTGCCAGTGTAACCATCTTACAAACTTTGCCATTTTGATGAGACCATATTCCCCT GGTGTGTGTATTGCTATAACGGCCACCCTTCACTACCTTTTCCTGGTGACCTTCTTCAGTATGCTGGGGATGGGCGTCTATTACTTCATGAGTATAACTGTCACGTACTACGCCATGTATGTAGcaaacaactttaaatctaaGTCCAGAGGCCACTGGTTTCTTTTAGGAATATGGG GCATTCCAGTCCTAATTACAGTAACAAGTCTTGGAGCATTCTGGGGAGAAAATTATCACCTGAAATCATA TTGCTGGCTGTCCATGGAAAGTGGTTCTCTCTATGCATTTATTGTTCCAGTCTGTGTCATTGCAATC TTAAACCTATTGGTAATTGTCTCCTTAGTGAGAGTGTTGTGTGCTTCAAGCGCAATGACAAAGTCCTCACTGCAGAAAAAAGCAAT aTCTGGATTGCGGTCACTCGGAACACTGCTACCAGTGCTTGGTGTGACCTGGCTATTCGGAATTCTCGCCGTTAACGAAAACGCAAATGTGTTCCAATATATATTTGTCATTACAAATTCTTTTCAG ggaattttcatatttgtttcgCATGTGCTGTTAAACAGAAAG GTGATGCAAGGTCTTAAGAACAAATATCCAGCCTTTAGTTCCCTTATAAGTATCGCGGAGCACAGCAAGAAGGAGACTTCTTCGATATCACGAGATACGTCGACATCAGCAACCAATGTGCAGTTGATCAAAATAAAG AAAAGGAGTATATTTGATGGGCTTCGTAGGTTAACAACAACTATTAAGAATATCGAAGAAAAGGATTTTGAATCACTTGTGACAGAGAAAACTATTTCTACGGATTGTTCATTAAGTGTTTCCCATGAAAAG ACCTTGGTAGAATCCCAAAATACATCCAAGCTAGAACCAGAAGCAGGAAAGGCTAGcacg GAAAGAAGGTTTCGGTTTTCCATCAACCTTAATCCCTGGACAAAGAGGTATAGGGTAGctcagatgtaa
- the LOC136271964 gene encoding adhesion G protein-coupled receptor B1-like isoform X2: protein MMKNLTSLTNEISAGDLSSSLDILEMIVHVSNSTGSHIEKKAFYDVIDNVLSTNNTKSWTTVSEQTEKDASSLLRSMERLSEVVIQNHNITSTQFTGSNFELSIDNRKIDETGIRFPDVASTNDSENVEERSTYLELPKQEAKVEKAINYVAVIYKTMSEIMTSDSKRDQNGEKQEDTFREEEFVNSQILSLTTQSDLGVLVPPLNLTFRHIQNNKPAEMQVLCVSWNFTDSEWTEEGCKVNHSDHETTVCQCNHLTNFAILMRPYSPVAEDEQSLKTMSLVGVILSVTFTAITLLIYILTWKNIKSEQNIIMLNLCGSLILAYVIFISAVEQTSNKGVCIAITATLHYLFLVTFFSMLGMGVYYFMSITVTYYAMYVANNFKSKSRGHWFLLGIWGIPVLITVTSLGAFWGENYHLKSYCWLSMESGSLYAFIVPVCVIAILNLLVIVSLVRVLCASSAMTKSSLQKKAISGLRSLGTLLPVLGVTWLFGILAVNENANVFQYIFVITNSFQVMQGLKNKYPAFSSLISIAEHSKKETSSISRDTSTSATNVQLIKIKKRSIFDGLRRLTTTIKNIEEKDFESLVTEKTISTDCSLSVSHEKTLVESQNTSKLEPEAGKASTERRFRFSINLNPWTKRYRVAQM, encoded by the exons ATGATGAAGAACCTGACGTCATTGACCAATGAAATCAGCGCTGGTGATCTGAGCTCCTCTTTGGATATCTTGGAGATGATTGTTCACGTCAGCAACTCTACTGGATCTCATATAGAGAAAAAA GCATTCTATGATGTTATAGACAATGTGTTATCAACAAATAACACCAAGTCGTGGACTACAGTAAGTGAACAG ACTGAAAAGGACGCTAGCTCTCTCTTAAGGAGCATGGAACGCCTCAGTGAAGTTGTTATTCAAAACCACAATATAACTTCAACACAGTTTACAGGTTCCAATTTTG AACTGTCAATAGATAACAGAAAGATAGACGAAACGGGGATACGATTTCCAGATGTAGCATCAACCAATGATTCTGAAAATGTCGAAGAACGTTCAACCTATCTAGAATTACCGAAACAAGAAGCGAAAGTGGAGAAAG CAATCAACTATGTAGCTGTGATCTATAAGACAATGTCAGAGATCATGACATCTGATTCTAAAAG AGACCAAAATGGAGAAAAACAAGAGGACACATTTAGGGAAGAAGAATTTGTCAATTCTCAAATATTGTCCCTAACGACACAATCCGACCTAGGAGTGTTAGTTCCACCCCTGAATTTAACGTTTAGACACATTCAAAAC AACAAGCCTGCTGAAATGCAGGTATTGTGTGTTTCCTGGAATTTTACTGATAG CGAATGGACAGAGGAAGGGTGCAAGGTCAACCATAGTGATCACGAGACAACAGTTTGCCAGTGTAACCATCTTACAAACTTTGCCATTTTGATGAGACCATATTCCCCT GTGGCGGAAGACGAGCAGTCCTTGAAGACGATGTCTTTAGTTGGTGTGATTCTCTCCGTTACCTTCACAGCTATTACACTTCTGATTTATATTCTGACATGGAA AAATATCAAAagcgaacaaaatattataatgttGAATCTCTGTGGATCCTTAATTTTGGCCTACGTTATTTTTATATCTGCGGTAGAACAGACAAGTAATAag GGTGTGTGTATTGCTATAACGGCCACCCTTCACTACCTTTTCCTGGTGACCTTCTTCAGTATGCTGGGGATGGGCGTCTATTACTTCATGAGTATAACTGTCACGTACTACGCCATGTATGTAGcaaacaactttaaatctaaGTCCAGAGGCCACTGGTTTCTTTTAGGAATATGGG GCATTCCAGTCCTAATTACAGTAACAAGTCTTGGAGCATTCTGGGGAGAAAATTATCACCTGAAATCATA TTGCTGGCTGTCCATGGAAAGTGGTTCTCTCTATGCATTTATTGTTCCAGTCTGTGTCATTGCAATC TTAAACCTATTGGTAATTGTCTCCTTAGTGAGAGTGTTGTGTGCTTCAAGCGCAATGACAAAGTCCTCACTGCAGAAAAAAGCAAT aTCTGGATTGCGGTCACTCGGAACACTGCTACCAGTGCTTGGTGTGACCTGGCTATTCGGAATTCTCGCCGTTAACGAAAACGCAAATGTGTTCCAATATATATTTGTCATTACAAATTCTTTTCAG GTGATGCAAGGTCTTAAGAACAAATATCCAGCCTTTAGTTCCCTTATAAGTATCGCGGAGCACAGCAAGAAGGAGACTTCTTCGATATCACGAGATACGTCGACATCAGCAACCAATGTGCAGTTGATCAAAATAAAG AAAAGGAGTATATTTGATGGGCTTCGTAGGTTAACAACAACTATTAAGAATATCGAAGAAAAGGATTTTGAATCACTTGTGACAGAGAAAACTATTTCTACGGATTGTTCATTAAGTGTTTCCCATGAAAAG ACCTTGGTAGAATCCCAAAATACATCCAAGCTAGAACCAGAAGCAGGAAAGGCTAGcacg GAAAGAAGGTTTCGGTTTTCCATCAACCTTAATCCCTGGACAAAGAGGTATAGGGTAGctcagatgtaa
- the LOC136271964 gene encoding adhesion G protein-coupled receptor B1-like isoform X1, which yields MMKNLTSLTNEISAGDLSSSLDILEMIVHVSNSTGSHIEKKAFYDVIDNVLSTNNTKSWTTVSEQTEKDASSLLRSMERLSEVVIQNHNITSTQFTGSNFELSIDNRKIDETGIRFPDVASTNDSENVEERSTYLELPKQEAKVEKAINYVAVIYKTMSEIMTSDSKRDQNGEKQEDTFREEEFVNSQILSLTTQSDLGVLVPPLNLTFRHIQNNKPAEMQVLCVSWNFTDSEWTEEGCKVNHSDHETTVCQCNHLTNFAILMRPYSPVAEDEQSLKTMSLVGVILSVTFTAITLLIYILTWKNIKSEQNIIMLNLCGSLILAYVIFISAVEQTSNKGVCIAITATLHYLFLVTFFSMLGMGVYYFMSITVTYYAMYVANNFKSKSRGHWFLLGIWGIPVLITVTSLGAFWGENYHLKSYCWLSMESGSLYAFIVPVCVIAILNLLVIVSLVRVLCASSAMTKSSLQKKAISGLRSLGTLLPVLGVTWLFGILAVNENANVFQYIFVITNSFQGIFIFVSHVLLNRKVMQGLKNKYPAFSSLISIAEHSKKETSSISRDTSTSATNVQLIKIKKRSIFDGLRRLTTTIKNIEEKDFESLVTEKTISTDCSLSVSHEKTLVESQNTSKLEPEAGKASTERRFRFSINLNPWTKRYRVAQM from the exons ATGATGAAGAACCTGACGTCATTGACCAATGAAATCAGCGCTGGTGATCTGAGCTCCTCTTTGGATATCTTGGAGATGATTGTTCACGTCAGCAACTCTACTGGATCTCATATAGAGAAAAAA GCATTCTATGATGTTATAGACAATGTGTTATCAACAAATAACACCAAGTCGTGGACTACAGTAAGTGAACAG ACTGAAAAGGACGCTAGCTCTCTCTTAAGGAGCATGGAACGCCTCAGTGAAGTTGTTATTCAAAACCACAATATAACTTCAACACAGTTTACAGGTTCCAATTTTG AACTGTCAATAGATAACAGAAAGATAGACGAAACGGGGATACGATTTCCAGATGTAGCATCAACCAATGATTCTGAAAATGTCGAAGAACGTTCAACCTATCTAGAATTACCGAAACAAGAAGCGAAAGTGGAGAAAG CAATCAACTATGTAGCTGTGATCTATAAGACAATGTCAGAGATCATGACATCTGATTCTAAAAG AGACCAAAATGGAGAAAAACAAGAGGACACATTTAGGGAAGAAGAATTTGTCAATTCTCAAATATTGTCCCTAACGACACAATCCGACCTAGGAGTGTTAGTTCCACCCCTGAATTTAACGTTTAGACACATTCAAAAC AACAAGCCTGCTGAAATGCAGGTATTGTGTGTTTCCTGGAATTTTACTGATAG CGAATGGACAGAGGAAGGGTGCAAGGTCAACCATAGTGATCACGAGACAACAGTTTGCCAGTGTAACCATCTTACAAACTTTGCCATTTTGATGAGACCATATTCCCCT GTGGCGGAAGACGAGCAGTCCTTGAAGACGATGTCTTTAGTTGGTGTGATTCTCTCCGTTACCTTCACAGCTATTACACTTCTGATTTATATTCTGACATGGAA AAATATCAAAagcgaacaaaatattataatgttGAATCTCTGTGGATCCTTAATTTTGGCCTACGTTATTTTTATATCTGCGGTAGAACAGACAAGTAATAag GGTGTGTGTATTGCTATAACGGCCACCCTTCACTACCTTTTCCTGGTGACCTTCTTCAGTATGCTGGGGATGGGCGTCTATTACTTCATGAGTATAACTGTCACGTACTACGCCATGTATGTAGcaaacaactttaaatctaaGTCCAGAGGCCACTGGTTTCTTTTAGGAATATGGG GCATTCCAGTCCTAATTACAGTAACAAGTCTTGGAGCATTCTGGGGAGAAAATTATCACCTGAAATCATA TTGCTGGCTGTCCATGGAAAGTGGTTCTCTCTATGCATTTATTGTTCCAGTCTGTGTCATTGCAATC TTAAACCTATTGGTAATTGTCTCCTTAGTGAGAGTGTTGTGTGCTTCAAGCGCAATGACAAAGTCCTCACTGCAGAAAAAAGCAAT aTCTGGATTGCGGTCACTCGGAACACTGCTACCAGTGCTTGGTGTGACCTGGCTATTCGGAATTCTCGCCGTTAACGAAAACGCAAATGTGTTCCAATATATATTTGTCATTACAAATTCTTTTCAG ggaattttcatatttgtttcgCATGTGCTGTTAAACAGAAAG GTGATGCAAGGTCTTAAGAACAAATATCCAGCCTTTAGTTCCCTTATAAGTATCGCGGAGCACAGCAAGAAGGAGACTTCTTCGATATCACGAGATACGTCGACATCAGCAACCAATGTGCAGTTGATCAAAATAAAG AAAAGGAGTATATTTGATGGGCTTCGTAGGTTAACAACAACTATTAAGAATATCGAAGAAAAGGATTTTGAATCACTTGTGACAGAGAAAACTATTTCTACGGATTGTTCATTAAGTGTTTCCCATGAAAAG ACCTTGGTAGAATCCCAAAATACATCCAAGCTAGAACCAGAAGCAGGAAAGGCTAGcacg GAAAGAAGGTTTCGGTTTTCCATCAACCTTAATCCCTGGACAAAGAGGTATAGGGTAGctcagatgtaa
- the LOC117692030 gene encoding adenosine receptor A3, whose amino-acid sequence MIGFSTGYIIVNVICTIIGLATILCNSLAAMLILKKKRHWDNSLTFILHLCIADDFAGVLILWNVIYNINGHRNFFECVFRSSAISGVIFTSCFVLLGLSVDRYIKITAPFRSAQLENGRWVKVYVGGQWALFFTVCLGIPALTWINHVIPYCDCGFFIVLKREYLLALTSFIAFALLCQCFIYGHVFYIAMSKGNLQYALYSRHKSIFNSNDKLKIQPFPSRQVLRTTRAVLFVCGLNLLTSLPVGVYVYLVSTNQLSYIDHHTQGDILVYVATPLYLNSFINPFLYAFKIPDIRRTLSHYLPCFRSRINPHGTTGYQTHLSVIELK is encoded by the exons ATGATTGGTTTCTCAACTGGGTATATCATTGTCAATGTCATCTGTACTATCATCGGCCTGGCGACGATCCTCTGTAATTCGCTGGCCGCCATGttgatattgaagaaaaaacgTCACTGGGACAACTCTTTGACTTTCATCCTTCACCTATGTATCGCAGATGACTTCGCCGGTGTGCTGATACTTTGGAACGTAATTTATAATATCAACGGACACAGAAATTTCTTCGAATGCGTTTTCCGAAGTTCCGCCATATCCGGTGTGATTTTCACTTCTTGTTTTGTTCTGCTGGGACTGAGTGTAGACCGGTACATCAAGATCACAGCGCCTTTCCGGTCCGCCCAGCTAGAGAATGGGCGATGGGTAAAGGTGTACGTCGGCGGCCAGTGGGCCTTGTTTTTCACCGTGTGCCTCGGTATTCCTGCATTGACCTGGATAAATCACGTCATTCCTTACTGTGATTGCGGATTCTTCATCGTTTTAAAAAGGGAATATCTGTTGGCCTTGACATCTTTTATAGCCTTTGCCCTGTTATGCCAGTGTTTTATCTATGGCCATGTCTTTTATATTGCTATGTCAAAGGGGAATCTACAATATGCTCTTTACAGCAGACATAAGTCGATCTTTAATAGCAACGACAAACTAAAGATCCAACCTTTCCCTAGCAGACAGGTCCTCAGGACAACACGGGCGGTCCTATTTGTATGTGGACTTAATCTTTTGACAAGTCTACCCGTCG GTGTCTACGTCTACCTCGTTTCTACTAATCAGCTTTCATACATTGATCACCACACCCAGGGGGATATCCTTGTGTACGTGGCCACGCCTCTTTACCTCAACAGCTTTATCAATCCGTTCCTGTACGCCTTCAAGATACCGGATATCAGGAGAACGCTCTCGCATTACCTCCCCTGTTTCAGAAGTAGGATAAATCCTCACGGAACTACGGGATACCAGACGCATCTCTCGGTCATAGAGCTGAAGTGA